Proteins encoded by one window of Vibrio rumoiensis:
- the bioA gene encoding adenosylmethionine--8-amino-7-oxononanoate transaminase, protein MSAFNNKETINDQELEFDRNHIWHPYTSTVTPLKCYPVDKADGVHIKLSTGETLIDGMSSWWSAIHGYNHPVLNQAAHQQIDTMSHVMFGGLTHRPAITLCQHLLDMTPANLEQVFLADSGSVSVEVALKMALQYWHTKQGSSLEGTKRAKFLTLSDGYHGDTFAAMSVTDPDNSMHKMYKGFLPEHIFAQSPSCYQIKQGQWPPFDPEHISDFSQKIAMHHQEIAAVILEPIVQGAGGMRIYHPEFLIQVRKLCDQYGLLLILDEIATGFGRTGKLFAFEHAGIEPDILCLGKALTGGYMTLSATLTTKKIADTVCNGEAGCFMHGPTFMGNPLACAVASASLDLIKQDDWQHQVATIESIFEQELPKLETHPRVKHARWLGAIGVIETHQLVNMSEIQALFVANGVWIRPFGRLIYMMPPFIATPEHIHELIGAVAIALNSDHCFQAEPL, encoded by the coding sequence ATGAGCGCATTTAACAACAAGGAAACAATAAACGACCAAGAACTGGAGTTTGATCGTAACCACATATGGCACCCTTATACGTCGACCGTCACTCCTCTTAAGTGCTATCCCGTAGATAAAGCCGATGGTGTCCATATCAAATTAAGTACAGGCGAAACCTTAATTGATGGCATGTCTTCATGGTGGTCGGCTATCCACGGTTATAATCATCCGGTGTTAAACCAAGCCGCCCATCAACAAATTGATACCATGTCACATGTTATGTTTGGTGGTCTCACTCACCGCCCTGCGATTACACTGTGCCAACATCTTCTAGATATGACGCCTGCAAATCTAGAGCAAGTATTTCTAGCGGACTCAGGCTCTGTCTCAGTTGAAGTGGCGCTAAAAATGGCATTACAGTATTGGCATACCAAACAAGGTTCATCGCTTGAAGGCACTAAACGAGCGAAATTTTTGACCCTATCAGATGGTTATCATGGCGATACATTTGCGGCTATGTCAGTCACCGACCCTGATAACTCGATGCATAAGATGTATAAAGGATTTTTACCTGAGCATATTTTTGCTCAATCACCAAGTTGCTATCAAATAAAGCAAGGTCAATGGCCACCATTTGATCCTGAACATATCTCTGATTTTTCTCAAAAGATCGCAATGCATCATCAAGAGATCGCTGCAGTGATTTTAGAGCCGATAGTTCAAGGCGCAGGGGGCATGCGCATTTACCATCCTGAATTTCTCATCCAAGTTCGCAAGTTGTGCGATCAATATGGTTTACTCTTAATTTTGGATGAAATTGCCACGGGCTTTGGTAGGACAGGAAAACTTTTTGCCTTTGAACATGCAGGCATAGAACCAGATATTTTATGTTTAGGTAAAGCCTTGACCGGTGGTTATATGACGCTATCCGCGACTCTAACCACTAAAAAAATAGCAGATACCGTCTGTAATGGTGAGGCAGGGTGTTTCATGCACGGCCCCACTTTTATGGGAAATCCTTTAGCTTGCGCCGTTGCAAGCGCAAGCTTAGATTTAATAAAGCAAGATGATTGGCAACACCAAGTTGCAACTATCGAATCCATCTTTGAACAAGAGTTACCAAAACTAGAAACCCACCCGCGAGTTAAGCATGCTCGATGGCTCGGCGCTATTGGTGTGATTGAAACGCATCAGCTCGTTAACATGAGCGAGATTCAAGCATTATTTGTCGCAAATGGTGTGTGGATAAGACCCTTTGGCCGTCTCATTTATATGATGCCACCTTTTATTGCAACGCCTGAGCACATCCATGAGCTAATTGGTGCCGTCGCAATAGCGCTCAATAGTGATCACTGTTTTCAAGCTGAGCCACTTTAA
- the bioB gene encoding biotin synthase BioB, with amino-acid sequence MELRHNWTVQQVHELLDKPFMDLLFEAQVIHRQCQQVNHVQVSTLLSIKTGACPEDCKYCPQSAHYRTDVEKERLMEVERVLDAAEKAKNSGSTRFCMGAAWKNPKARDMPYLLEMIKGVKQMGLETCMTLGMLTAEQAKDLSTAGLDYYNHNLDTSPEFYGNIITTRTYQDRLDTLSHVRDSGMKICSGGIIGMGESLSDRAGLLVELANLPTHPESVPINMLVKVKGTPMENVDDVEPFDFIRLIAIARIMMPHSAVRLSAGRENMNEQMQALCFMAGANSIFYGCKLLTTPNPEEDTDLQLFKKLGINRLEVQQKPDEVQENDLMGQVIERVAARPNKDDLFYEVQS; translated from the coding sequence GTGGAGTTAAGGCATAACTGGACGGTACAGCAAGTACATGAATTATTAGATAAACCCTTTATGGATTTATTATTTGAGGCACAAGTTATTCATCGCCAATGTCAACAAGTGAACCATGTGCAAGTGAGCACTTTGTTGTCAATTAAAACGGGTGCTTGTCCAGAAGACTGTAAGTATTGCCCTCAAAGTGCCCATTATCGAACTGACGTAGAGAAAGAACGTTTAATGGAAGTGGAGCGTGTTTTAGACGCGGCTGAAAAAGCCAAAAATTCAGGTTCAACTCGGTTTTGTATGGGAGCGGCATGGAAGAATCCAAAAGCACGTGATATGCCTTATTTGCTGGAAATGATTAAAGGCGTGAAGCAGATGGGTTTAGAGACCTGTATGACGTTAGGTATGCTCACCGCGGAACAAGCAAAAGACTTATCTACAGCAGGTCTTGATTATTACAATCACAATCTTGATACCTCGCCAGAGTTTTATGGAAACATCATCACCACTCGAACTTACCAAGACCGTTTAGATACGTTGTCGCATGTTAGGGACTCTGGTATGAAAATCTGTTCTGGCGGCATTATTGGCATGGGGGAAAGCCTGAGTGATAGGGCTGGGTTGTTGGTTGAATTAGCGAATCTTCCTACTCATCCAGAAAGTGTTCCAATCAATATGCTGGTGAAAGTGAAAGGAACACCGATGGAAAATGTTGATGATGTCGAGCCGTTTGATTTTATCCGTTTAATCGCTATCGCTCGCATTATGATGCCACATTCGGCGGTACGCCTATCCGCAGGACGTGAAAATATGAATGAGCAAATGCAGGCGTTGTGTTTCATGGCAGGGGCGAACTCTATTTTTTACGGCTGTAAGTTACTAACCACCCCAAACCCTGAAGAAGATACGGATCTGCAACTGTTTAAAAAACTAGGCATTAATCGTTTGGAAGTGCAGCAAAAACCCGATGAGGTGCAAGAAAACGACTTGATGGGACAAGTCATTGAGCGAGTGGCTGCCAGACCCAATAAAGATGACTTGTTTTATGAAGTACAGAGTTAA
- a CDS encoding replication-associated recombination protein A has translation MNNFSLDFSADEDFRPLAARMRPVSIEHYCGQQHILGPNKPLRRALEAGHLHSMILWGPPGTGKTTLAEVAANYANAEVERISAVTSGVKDIRLAIEKAREHKLSGRKTVLFVDEVHRFNKSQQDAFLPHIEDGTVTFIGATTENPSFELNNALLSRARVYKLTSLDHADIMAVLKQAIEDPERGLGKVAATFEEEVLERLVDLVNGDARMSLNYLELLYDLADENAQNQKVITLALLAEVAGEKVARFDNKGDMWYDLISAVHKSIRGSNPDAALYWAARMMTAGCDPLYIVRRLLAIASEDIGNADPRAMQVAISAWDCFTRIGPAEGERAIAQAIVYLACAPKSNAVYTAWKQALTDAHNQPEFDVPLHLRNAPTSLMKDMGYGQEYRYAHDEPGAYAAGENYFPEEMANTRYYFPTNRGLEGKINDKLEYLAELDAKSPQKRYQK, from the coding sequence ATTGTGGTCAGCAGCATATTCTCGGGCCAAATAAACCATTACGCCGAGCACTAGAAGCAGGTCATCTTCATTCGATGATATTGTGGGGACCACCCGGAACGGGCAAAACCACGCTCGCTGAAGTGGCCGCTAACTATGCGAATGCAGAAGTTGAGCGTATTTCAGCCGTTACCTCAGGCGTTAAGGATATTCGACTCGCAATTGAGAAAGCCCGTGAGCATAAACTGTCGGGGCGTAAAACCGTATTGTTTGTTGATGAGGTACACCGATTTAATAAAAGCCAACAAGATGCATTTCTTCCGCATATTGAAGATGGTACGGTCACCTTTATCGGGGCGACAACTGAGAACCCCTCTTTTGAATTAAATAATGCACTGTTATCTCGTGCTCGCGTGTATAAGCTTACCTCTCTCGATCATGCCGATATTATGGCAGTGCTCAAACAAGCCATCGAAGATCCAGAGCGTGGGTTAGGTAAAGTTGCAGCAACATTTGAAGAGGAAGTGCTTGAGCGTTTAGTTGACCTTGTGAATGGCGATGCTCGCATGTCTCTCAATTATCTTGAGTTATTGTACGATTTAGCTGATGAAAACGCACAAAACCAAAAAGTGATTACTTTAGCTTTATTAGCGGAAGTGGCAGGTGAGAAAGTTGCTCGTTTCGATAATAAAGGTGATATGTGGTATGACTTAATCTCTGCGGTACACAAATCGATTCGAGGCTCAAATCCTGATGCGGCACTTTATTGGGCGGCACGTATGATGACAGCGGGCTGCGATCCCTTATATATTGTTAGGCGTTTACTCGCGATTGCGTCTGAAGATATCGGTAATGCGGATCCTCGAGCCATGCAAGTCGCCATTTCGGCTTGGGACTGTTTTACTAGAATTGGGCCAGCAGAAGGCGAAAGAGCGATTGCTCAAGCGATTGTCTACTTAGCTTGCGCTCCGAAAAGTAATGCTGTTTATACGGCTTGGAAACAAGCTTTAACGGACGCTCATAATCAACCAGAATTTGATGTGCCTTTACATTTACGTAATGCACCGACAAGTTTGATGAAAGACATGGGGTACGGGCAAGAGTATCGTTATGCCCATGATGAGCCTGGTGCGTATGCTGCGGGTGAGAATTATTTCCCTGAAGAGATGGCCAATACTCGCTATTATTTTCCGACTAACCGAGGCTTAGAAGGTAAAATTAACGATAAGTTAGAGTATTTGGCTGAATTAGATGCAAAAAGCCCACAAAAGCGCTATCAAAAGTAG
- the serS gene encoding serine--tRNA ligase: MLDSKLFRTELDNTAAKLARRGFTLDVDTIRSLEEQRKSLQIKTEELQALRNSRSKSIGQAKAKGDHDEAARIMAEVGNLGADLDAAKTALAELQTQLDEITQSVPNLPDDSVPNGKDENDNVEVARWGEPKAYEFELKDHVDLGEMGDGLDFASAVKVTGSRFIVMKGQFARLHRAIAQFMLDLHTEQHGYTEMYVPYLVNSDSLFGTGQLPKFGEDLFHTRPLTEQVSDEPLKTLSLIPTAEVPVTNLMRDTITDEADLPVKMTAHTPCFRSEAGSYGRDTRGLIRMHQFDKVELVQIVKPEDSMAALEELTGHAEKVLQLLELPYRKVVLCTGDMGFGAIKTYDLEVWVPAQETYREISSCSNCGDFQARRMQARFRRKGEKKPELLHTLNGSGLAVGRTMVAILENNQQADGRIEVPQVLRPYMNGLTHIGG; this comes from the coding sequence ATGCTTGATTCTAAACTATTTCGAACTGAGCTGGATAATACAGCTGCCAAACTAGCCCGCCGTGGCTTCACGTTGGATGTAGACACCATCCGTAGCCTAGAAGAACAACGTAAGTCTTTACAAATTAAGACTGAAGAGCTGCAGGCATTGCGTAACTCCCGTTCGAAATCGATAGGTCAAGCCAAAGCAAAAGGTGATCACGATGAAGCTGCTCGTATTATGGCGGAAGTCGGCAACCTTGGTGCTGATCTTGATGCAGCAAAAACGGCGCTAGCTGAGCTGCAAACCCAATTGGATGAAATCACTCAATCGGTTCCTAACCTACCAGATGATTCTGTACCTAATGGTAAAGATGAAAATGATAACGTTGAAGTTGCTCGTTGGGGTGAACCAAAAGCGTATGAGTTTGAATTAAAAGATCACGTTGATTTGGGTGAAATGGGCGATGGTTTAGATTTTGCTAGCGCAGTAAAAGTGACGGGTTCTCGTTTTATTGTCATGAAAGGCCAATTTGCTCGTCTGCATCGTGCTATCGCGCAATTTATGCTGGATTTGCATACGGAACAACACGGATATACTGAAATGTATGTTCCTTACCTAGTGAACTCAGACAGCTTATTTGGTACTGGCCAGTTACCAAAGTTTGGTGAAGACCTATTCCACACTCGCCCGCTAACCGAGCAAGTGAGTGATGAGCCACTAAAAACATTATCATTGATCCCAACGGCAGAAGTACCGGTGACGAATCTAATGCGTGACACCATTACAGATGAGGCTGACCTTCCTGTAAAAATGACTGCTCACACGCCATGTTTCCGTTCAGAAGCGGGTTCTTATGGTCGTGACACTCGTGGCCTTATCCGTATGCATCAGTTTGATAAAGTTGAGCTTGTGCAAATTGTGAAACCAGAAGATTCAATGGCAGCACTTGAAGAGCTGACTGGTCACGCTGAGAAAGTATTGCAGCTATTAGAATTGCCTTATCGTAAAGTCGTGTTGTGTACAGGCGATATGGGCTTTGGCGCCATTAAAACGTACGATTTAGAAGTATGGGTTCCAGCACAAGAAACTTACCGTGAAATTTCTTCATGCTCTAATTGTGGTGATTTCCAAGCTCGTCGTATGCAAGCACGTTTCCGCCGTAAAGGTGAGAAGAAACCAGAATTGCTTCATACGTTGAATGGTTCAGGTTTAGCGGTAGGCCGTACTATGGTCGCTATTCTTGAAAACAATCAACAAGCAGATGGCCGAATAGAAGTGCCTCAAGTATTGCGTCCATATATGAATGGTTTGACTCATATTGGTGGTTAA
- a CDS encoding ATP-dependent zinc protease family protein, translated as MFKWLLVALFSCSFSVMAANEAQPVSKVTPQEINIETHTKNGDLILGEKEWIYIKPLNRNVLARVDTGATSSSISAIDIKTYKKDGKSFVDFKLAHKNWQSKTMTYPVTRWVEVVQSTTEEPSASRPVIQLEVQVGDHKAKTDFTLADRTHLQYPVLLGRTFIDNVAVVDVSHKYIQPRVKVEKPATNTPDKSAEEEK; from the coding sequence ATGTTTAAATGGTTACTTGTTGCTTTATTTTCTTGCTCTTTTTCTGTAATGGCAGCAAACGAAGCGCAACCAGTCAGTAAAGTGACACCACAAGAAATTAACATTGAGACCCACACTAAAAACGGTGACTTGATCTTAGGTGAGAAAGAATGGATCTATATCAAGCCTCTTAATCGCAATGTCTTAGCGCGTGTCGATACGGGCGCAACGTCATCATCAATCAGTGCAATTGATATCAAAACCTACAAAAAAGATGGCAAAAGCTTTGTTGATTTCAAACTTGCTCATAAAAATTGGCAAAGTAAAACCATGACTTATCCGGTAACTCGCTGGGTTGAAGTTGTGCAGTCAACAACAGAAGAACCATCAGCATCACGCCCTGTTATTCAACTCGAAGTTCAGGTTGGCGATCATAAGGCCAAAACCGACTTTACTTTAGCGGACCGTACCCATCTTCAATACCCAGTGTTACTTGGTCGTACTTTTATCGATAATGTTGCAGTGGTCGATGTTTCACATAAATACATTCAACCTCGAGTAAAAGTAGAAAAACCAGCCACGAATACACCGGATAAATCGGCTGAAGAAGAAAAATAA